aaagggctGACTTACAAGATGGTAGCGCGGCCTGCTACGATGCGATCAATACGATTGCTTAGAGATGGTGAGATTAACCGAAAGATGCTAATTTTCCTGGGAGGGACTGgtatggacaggattagaaatgagtacatcagagggataGCTCAGGTTTAATGGTTTGAAGATGAAGTTAAAGAGGGAAGGGTGAGAGGGTTTATACATGTGCACAGGTAGGCGATATACTGGATAAAGGAATGCTGAAAATGGAGCTGCTAGGCAGGAAGAAAAGCTGTCAGATTATTACTACGCTGATTTGTTTTCCGGTGATATCTTTCCCCTTGTGAGTTTTTTGTACTAGaacttcttttcactttttcactttctttttcatttgagaAGTTCCACCACGAATGAGCAGCAACTCTAGTACGTCAGATTGTTGGGTTTATAGTGGCTGTCCTTCCTAAccattgtgttttattattgtacCACAAGAGGAAGCAGTATGATACTGACATATTGATATTTTACCCCCACCCTAGTATGTTTTACCCCAAAGCTACGTGAAACACGATCAAATGCTCTATTGAAGCATCTATTGGCAGAAGGAGGGTGTGTTTTAGGGcagggaatgtgtgtgtgaggtatGCACAaggcttgtgtgtttgtgatgaaCAGGGGAACACACCCAGCTCCTAATGCAGCCCTGCAGGCTATGGAATTCCTACAGAGAGACAACGTGTCTCAACCTGAACAGCCTGCTCCCAAAATTcatcccaacacacacacacacacacacacacacacacacacacacacacacacacacacacacacagtttctgtgGAATTGGATATTAACGCTGGATGGGGTCTAGTTTTTTCCCGCTTGGGCAAGAATACACTTGTCCACTTCAGGATAACTGAGGAATGAGGCAGCCTGTTAAGACCTGCCCTGTGAGGGTGAAAATATAGAGATAAGGGTGTAAGGAAAAAGGCAAGAGCTAAGTAGATAAATGAGCACCAGAGAAAGAGGTGCACAGATCCACTGGGAGTACagcagtttttattgtttacctGGTCTTCTCTAAGGGGCAGAAGAAGCACAAAACAGGTTAGTGCTCACAGCTTAAAGAGATTTCAGGGCTTAAAGAGCATAAAGGAGGTGCCTCATTTTGAGTGGGTGGACTTGGTGGACTTTGTTGCTGATGTTACTCTTGTCACAATAGAAAGCTTGACCTAAAGTGTGAAAACCAACTAGAGTTAACACACAGCCATCCAGTGAGTCAGTCTGAAGAGGAGAAAGCCTCGCACCTACAGTACAATGATTCAGACATTATGCAGAACGGGAAGTATTTAGCCTTGACACAGTTAAATGTTAGCCTGTATCCATGTTGGGGCCTGAGGGCTTGGCTATTACATAGAACTAATTTGCTTGTGTGGATTTTTTTGATACCCACAAAGGCTTTGATTAATGTATCATGGAAATGGATCAGTGTTGAAATCCAGTGATTTAGtttctgtgttttgattttattttacaacCGAGTCGAGTCTGCAGAGCTTCTACGGCAAGGGGGAGGGTTTCTGTGTAAAGAAGAGGTCATAGGTATACCTAGCTGAGCCACGTTTGTTATATTGTTTGAGTACGAGCTGTGTCATCTGCGGTCAGACGCAGGAAGTGAGGAAACCTCTGTTTGCTTCCTATTTCCtgtctgtgatgtcatcaagaatgcaagcagcagctcagagctgATCGAACTTCTTGCTTTGCAAGAGCCTAAAAGGTGCTTTTGAGGTTCAGGGTTTCTGTGTTTGCGCGTGTCTGTCTGCAATCTCAGTTTTCACCATATTAGGATAAACCCAAAGATGTGTACCTATGGGGAAGTAAGAAGTGGTAGTAGTAGTATTTAAGTTGGGACCAAAATAATTGACTATTTTGAGCATACGTACCTTAGAAGATTGGCCCTATGATAAATATCTTAATATATAAGACAATTTTATGTTGTTAATACAATTCAGAGATGACCAAGAAACGTTTTACTCTTGTAGCCAGCGTTTGAAATGACCTTTTGCGATTCTCCAAGCAAACATTTTTCTCGCTGGCCACTACTGTGCCTTGGATTGGCTAGATTTTTGCCACTTCTTTATGGTTATGGTTAGATGGTTAGGAGTGCCTCCTCGTGATAtgcatgtgtctgtgcatgtgtgggtgagtgAAAAGACTATTTAGGTACACGCATGAATGCACCAATGTGTCAGATGTACTTGGTGAGTGGACAGAAAATACAGCTGCATTTAGCACTTGCCACATGTTAAATAAGGACACTGGTTGTTGCTTTATATAGTTTGGGACTTTATTCATGCAACAGATTAAGAGATGCATCTTGAATGATCATGCTGTACATGCCAATAATGAAGCAAAACAAAGTTTCTTACATCAATTTCTagtccttgtttgtttgttattgcaAACTATTTCTAAAGAGATGGTCTTTTATGCAAAATATTGATATTAAAAGTATCTAATAACAGTGCATTTCAGATGTGGTGGTGTAAGAaaagttaatttttttctgaGGTTCCCTGAAAACTGAAACATGGATGTATAAACAAgtactagggctgtgcgatatgaccaaattCTGTGCATCTCGGGCAACTCAACTTGTGTGAAGTGCtttcagctgggcgtcgtgtacctggagtcgagtgttttgaccgatgcatgaaactgcTGCgaggaaaagcctgttctaacatttgagtctaaggtttattttgagcacctgatggctctttttttgtttcttatccATAAACACTCTCCATTGtctttcacgtgattcttgCGTAGCTGATAGAAGAGGTTTGTCATGTTTGAGTCTGGTGGGGACTGGTTTGCGGTATAATTTGcatagtacagttttctggtttgtgtcagacttttcataaccaaaccGTGTCAATGCTACAGAGGTAGCCCCTCGTTTAGGAATAAGGTCCTCGATTTGTTTTCACTGGTCCTTCTGTTTGGAGCTACTTGGTTCTGCCTCCTCTTTAATGGCTATGCTTGTATTCTCTGTACcccgatgaaaaaatattgccataaacagtgtagtttgcaaCACAACAAAGCAAACGATAATGTATAATTTGAAGCGACAGATGTTTCCATATCGTCATCTGATATATTtcgtcatatcgcacagccctaacaAGTACCTCTGCTTACTCTCATTTTCTATAATACTAATATTCTTGAATTCTTCAACAACATAACTTTCTGAGTGCATGACTCACAGTTAAAAATAATGCTAATCTATATTATATACAGCCTTGGTCATCTTCTGTCTGAAACAACAAACgttattctgattggctgcttcttGCAAATAGAAGGTTTCTGTGCTGACAACTTGTGtgtctgagatgaccatataagGACATGTGCTCTCATTGGCATCATGCAGATCTAAGAGTACAAAAACTGTCTGAAATGGTCTGCTTAGACCAGTCTGAATCTTGAGCTTTTGCCTCACTGGAGGGACTTGAACATTTGAGACTTTGGCAGTCGTTAATTTGACCGTCCAACAtgtaaaagaaacatgtttgtgttttaaatagattttataTATAGACACTATATTATTCTAATATTGATGATGGAAAATATATGGCATAGCCTCTTCTGAATGTGATCCAAGCTGTCTTTTATCTGTGCATGGACTCCTCAAATTTCTCTCCATTACTGGATGAATGCAACCTGCAGCTGTTCAGTGGGCGTGGGCCGTGGCTGCCCCTAATGAACATATCATCATGCCATATCTCAGGCATGTTCAGTAGGAGGTATATCAGGACTAAATGCTAGCCAGGAAGTGTCTGGATGTGCTTGTCATCCAGAATGAATGGGAGAAATATAGGTTAGAAGACCTCGTCCCAGTAGCTTTGTCCAGTCAGAATTCCACCAGCAACAGTCAGATCATGTTGTTGGCATGCTTGCATCCAACATGCCAATACCCGAATTTAATGTGAGTCAGTCACAGTGGCACTGAAGACAACATAAAGTGCTAAACTGACCCAGCTCTGAATTGCACAAGTGAGTTCATTTGTGTTTGGTAAAAAGTGAAAACCTAATTGACTGAAACAACAAACTAACAGAATATGTTTGGGTTCTCTATGAGATTATAATGACATACCAAAACAAAAGTTGAAAACGCATTTCATAacataaaatttatattttttttactagtATATTACTAAATAAAGAAAGGAATAACAAACTTCTAAACTTCAATCTGAACATTGTTTTTAGGGATCCATACTACCCTGATCAGGCCCTTTTTTAGGGCTGGTCTTTTCCCCTGTAATACACTTGTCATACCATTCGGCGTCACACTCATTTGCACACTCTTattctctttctgtctgctttCCTTCCTCATTCATTTGTAACCGACTCAGCACGTCACTTTGCCTTTCAGCGTTGCTTCCTGTTCACATTTGGCTGGTTCCCTTCGCTCCAACAGTCAGAGCCGATTCTCACATTGTAGCATGGATGGATTAGTTATGTCTGTgtgagttttttttctaaatttattGTTTGGCTacttctttttctgtgtgtggcGTATGCTAAGCTTTATTCGAAGCAGCAACCATTTCTCTCTGACAGCTTGGCCTAACGTGCAATAGAAGTATTGCGACAtgtgaaaaaacaggaagaagaggACCGCAGTTTTAGTGTGCACTGCACTTTTTGGATGTTTGTGAAATTTGTGGATTTTTCTGGATGTCGGTTAAATTTGTGGACCCTGATTCTGCAGGTCGAGGTGAGTGTAGATGTGTGACAGCGGAGTGTGTGAGGATAAGCCCCCCGCCCCCCCTGTCAGGATGAGCAGCCAAGGAGGAGTCAAAGACGcccaatcagccaatcacaactCTCGGCCACTTCCGTCTGCACCAGAGGAGAAGAAGCCTAGAAACAAGATCATCTCCATCTTTGGAGAGAAAGGTGAGACGTGGAGCACACGCACATAAGTAAACCCAGACATTTAATATACTGCACAGTAACACAATAAAAGACCACACGAGTGGCCATGGAAGAATGtcactttgacctctgacctttgtcTGCAGCAGGCAAGAAAAAGGACCGGGATAAGGACAGACCTGAAATCTCCTCCCCATCAGACTTTGAGCACACCATCCATGTGGGTTTTGATGCTGTTACTGGAGAATTCACGGTAAGTACCTTAAATAATGAGCAGTGTTCACTTGCAAAATGAGATTTTAATTCATACACTGATCTCACTGATACCTTGGCTTAAGGCATCTGCAGACAAAATAGTGTTAAATTAATGAACTGTAATCATATCTTTAAGGAATAGTCTGGGAATGCTTCTTTTATGTTTGAGTAAACATCAGGCTTGATTAAAATATGACTTTTCTTATTCattgataaaatattaaatgatgagatgaaaattaaatttattttattttattttattattttaaatttagagTCACCAATTAATCTAACCTACACAAAGGGCCAATCACAGTTGTTATGGGCTGTGGCGTGTAGTTACATTTCTTGGGAAATGCACACCAGGTTATGGTGCAGGTTACATCATATGGTTTCAAAAGAATTTCCTTAGCTATAGCATGGCTTGATTAACGCAGAAGCATAAAATCCAGTGTAGTGTGAAATCCACTGTAGAATTTCTGAGGGAGCCACAGTATCTTAGACATGGTGTTTCATTTGCTGACCAGTTTCACCAGCACTGCAAAAAGCCCTTAATTAGACAGCTGAGATCTCTGCATGCTGTCATCTTTTTACATTCCTCAGTGCCACATCATTTTAGGCATTAATCATATTATAGCATATTAATTACAGGTTCAGTATCTAATAATTGGAGTGATTTCTGATTTATACTACAATTGGCAAGCAGTTAAAAGTTACTGTCGCTGTGTAAAAGATGCAATTATCGCATTACATCTTTTACTTGCAGTCCATTATAGGTTAGGTATGTCAGCAAGCTAACTTCAGATTTCTCAGTTAGTTCAGTGTGGTATGCAAAAGTTATCACTGTTAATCTCTGTAAGATCTGGTTTATTTGGACTAGCTTTGTTTACCATGTAAATCTCCACTTAGGAAATACTTGCTGTAAATAAGATAACTTGTGAGATTGTCAGCTGCAGTGCTTGCTGGGACAAGATGAGATCACTGCAGCTgtctgagattaaaaaaaaagaagaagaatttgtAGCATGCATTTGTGACTGTAAGACCCCTCCACATGGAGCTTCACTCAGAAATGTTCTAGATGTTTTTTGGTGGTTGTTGCACTCATGTGTAACTAGAGCTGGAGCCGAGCTTCCAGAGAAGTTGATCCAGTGATTCCACTGTGACGAGCCATGGAAAGTCCCAGGAATTTCCTGTTGTGCTGCTGTAAGATTTGTTGGTCAGGCGTGCAATATTTCATGCCCTCCTCTGTGTGGAGTCAGCATAAGTATTATATTCTTTAACCCTTGAAAACTGGAAGTCAGAAGACGGgtgacttatttattttttgttcttgttttgttcAAAAAGATATTATTGACATGAGCTAAAGGAAgtaagagggagagaaaggaactactggctaaaaaaaaatggatgtcCAGCTGGATGAAATACTCTTCACTGGCCATTCAAGACTGTGGCCTGTGTTTCatctgtgttcctgttaatgaatTTCTTACATTTGAATAGATCTGtgtatgtggggttttttgggttgttttttttttttttaaaatgtatctgtGGGTCTTTTTGTCCAGGGCATGCCAGAGCAGTGGGCCCGTCTCCTTCAAACTTCTAACATCAGTAAAtcagaacagaaacaaaatcCTCAGGCCGTCCTTGATGTTCTCAAGTTCTACGACTCCACCAGTGGAAAACAGAAATACCTCAGTTTTTCTGGCCCGggttagttttctttttctcagcaGATAAATAAAAGCACGGTTTGGTGCAGGCTCACTTTTCTGTTCTTAAACTttgaattattttgtttctttcagacAAAGGATCACAGTCGGTAAGTAGCTCCATTCATTTTTTCCTACTTTTATTCACTGCCTTTATTTGCATCAGCAAATTCAGACTAAAGTGCTATTTATGCGTTTACTGTTGCAGCCAGGCAAGCAGGGTACTGCAACCTCCCCATCAGGCAAGGATGACGACGACGATGAAGATGATGCGCCGCCACCAATCGTGGCACCACGGCCAGAACACACGAAATCAGTgagtttgatgttttgttttcacaattAAAATTAGAcagtaaattaaaatgaatatattGTAAGAATTTAATAGTCAAAATTGCTAGCAGGTTCAGTCGAAGTTTAGTATTTATTCAGgacttatgttttttttttgtgtgtgtgtatcagatGTACACGAAGACGGTTGAACCAATCCCAGCTCCAGATGGAAATGCCACCTCTAAGGCATCTGACAAGCAGAACAATACGCCAAGAAAGATGACTGATGATGAAATCATGGAAAAACTAAGTATGCAAAGCACCCACACACTAAAAATCATGAATCACAGCCCAACAGAGTTTTTGGCTCTGGTGAAGcactattcattttatttattttttccggaTTCTCAGGAACGATTGTGAGCATTGGAGATCCTAAGAAGAAATACACTCGCTATGACAAGATCGGTCAGGGGTGAGTTTTAATTCTGGCCACTGTGTatactgaaaaatgtaagaACGTGTAGCAAGTTGCTGGTTCAAAATGACAAGTTTAGTAAAATAAATTATGTACAGTAATTGTTGAAATTTTCACTTCCAGAGCGTCTGGCACAGTTTACACAGCCATCGATGTTGCCACAGGGCAAGAGGTAAGTGTTGGAGACACTACCAAAATTTTTACCTCACCTTTACCTCAGTTTTCAGAATGAAGTTGGATTGGGAtttatctatttaattatttatttacaagTTATTAATATATTATGAAACACATtctggtggggttttttttagttcatAAAGTTACTTGAGGTGAGAGAAACACAATCGCACCACATGCTGTCTTTAGTTTCAGTGGTTTTAATATGTTAGAAACACTAAACTATGTTGcaatttgctgttttgtttccgtCACCCTGTAGGTTTTTTCACAAGAAGATATTAGGAGAtcacagtggaaaaaaatgtttttttcagcaCACACTTTGATATGCCTTATCACGAATACCACATATGGTACTTCACTGACTGTATTAAACTTAGTTTGTTTAATTTTGATATCGAATTTCATGATTCTGGCATTCTGCTGAATTAGCTTATAGAGATTTCTGATGTAAAAAGTTGCAAATAACATTTGCAACTTGTGACTCTTGTGATTAATCAATCTCAGACTACAGCTGGAAACCAGAAAGCTTATCATACTTTTAATCTTGTCCTTGCCTACAGCGGTTTATGCTGCCGAGTCCTGGGCGTGCTTGCTGTCACACTCATTGCTAACTGAGAGATTTGATAAAAATGAGCCATCGCTAATGATATTTGTTTAATCTGTGTTTTAATATTACAAGTACACTGCAGGGTCTGTACCAACACTTCAAACCCCAGCATTTAGTCCTTATCAGAAGAATATACATTTTTCATATTGCAGTTATGGCTGACTAagcagtttattttttcttttgtctttacaATTTTACATCTCCTAGATTTGACTATCCAAATTCAGGAAATATTATGAACAAAATTAGTTGCACCTTGTGATTGCTCAGataggttttgtgtgtgttttgaagcAAATTTACAATATCTTGTCTTCTGCAGGTTGCCATCAAACAAATCAACTTGCAGAAGCAGCCAAAGAAGGAGCTAATTATCAATGAGATCCTGGTCATGAAGGAGCTGAAGAACCCCAACATTGTCAACTTTGTAGACAGGTAACATGCTGCACAGCAAAACATACAATACACCTCACAACACCAGCTGTGAGTGGACCGCTTTGTAAATACGACCTTCTGTGCGTGTTTATAGTTTCCTTGTTGGAGACGAACTTTTCGTGGTAATGGAATACCTGGCTGGTGGGTCGCTAACTGATGTTGTGACAGAGACCTGTATGGATGAAGCTCAGATTGCTGCTGTCTGCAGAGAGGTAGGATCTTTCTCAGACAGCCGAGCTAATGAAAACAGTTTGTCTATTGCAATTTTGGTGGATTATAATCTTCCTACCTACATGCGTTCAGGTCCTTCAGGCCCTGGAGTTTCTCCATGCAAACCAGGTCATCCACAGAGACATCAAGAGTGACAACGTTCTCCTTGGGATGGACGGATCAGTCAAACTCAGTGAGTGAGAACGCACTCAGATGTGTACACATCCACTGATTAATAATATACTTCAAACAGAACAACACATTGCTTTTTCTTCTAACCTCAacttatttctctctctctttgcagCTGACTTCGGTTTCTGTGCTCAGATTACCCCAGAGCAGAGCAAGCGCAGCACCATGGTGGGTACACCCTACTGGATGGCTCCAGAGGTAGTAACCCGGAAAGCCTATGGACCCAAAGTGGATATTTGGTCTCTGGGGATTATGGCCATAGAGATGGTGGAGGGAGAGCCTCCATACCTAAATGAAAATCCTCTCAGGGTGAGTGTGTGTTGGGAGCAGCAATGATCAGGTGCCTGTTGTGATGTTTGTACAGTTACCTACACTAAGGGTTCAATATGCGAACCTGAGATTTAAGCTGCAAGTTTTTTGTTAAAATTTTATCTTGAAAATCATAGAAAAGGAAATGTAAGTCTATTTTTTTCAGAAtgaaataatgcagaaaaaggagaaaatgctGACATTTAAGATGTTGGAAATAGAACATGTGTCACAGCTCTGTGgatggaaatgtgcacattctGCTGGTCAGTATGTCAACTGGCTTGATCCAGGCTGAAATACCTCAGCAACTACCGAATGGAAAACCATTACATTATAACCTCGTGGCTGAGACGCTGAACCCTGATGACATTTGCGATCCTCTATTTTTGGATAGATGTTCGCTTTTTCACTTCACttaaacttaaaaatatgacagCATCTACTAGATGGActggaacatttttttaaaaacaattccTAAGTGAAGAATTCTTGCTTTTCCTATAGCACCACCTTGAGGTTGATGATTCTCTTTGTTTGCACAGTAATTTATGGGAAAATCTTTCCTAAAGTAAGATGATGAACATGGGAAACATTACACCTTCTTATCACTAAGCATGTGTCAGCACAAGCATGTTATTGTTGCAGTTTTGGTCAAATATGAAAGGCTTACAGAGCTCATAGCAGGGCTGTAATGACTGCATGACTGGAGTCTGGCTTCTATCCAATCCAGCTCTGTGCCGTTATGGCAGTTTGTACTGATTTTCCACAAAAGGTTACACACAGTAAGCAAAGATCGGAAATAACTGGACTGATAGCattattgctttaaaaaaaaccctcaataATATTGTGAATTTTATCACAATAACCGTGAAGGTAAAATCTGGTGTTTTGACTGTCCCAATCCAATTTATAAGAAATTACATTTGTGTTTAAAGACTAGTGCTTAAATAATATTTTGCCCACCTTTTCTTACTTTGCCATTATCCTGGTTTTAGGCATTGTATTTAATCGCCACCAATGGGACCCCTGAGCTACAGAACCCAGAGAAGCTGTCTCCTGTGTTCAGATCTTTCCTTAACCTTTGTCTGGAAATGGACGTGGAGAAACGAGGGTCAGGCAGACAGCTGCTGCAGGTAGAAAAGACCTATTCATCTGACCTGTTCATCCAAATTCAAGATGTCTTTAAATGTTGaatctagatttttttttcttatgcatCTCAGTGAATTATGTACACTATTATCTAAGGTTGAGCCTAGAA
This is a stretch of genomic DNA from Pelmatolapia mariae isolate MD_Pm_ZW linkage group LG16_19, Pm_UMD_F_2, whole genome shotgun sequence. It encodes these proteins:
- the LOC134644382 gene encoding serine/threonine-protein kinase PAK 2-like isoform X2: MCDSGVCEDKPPAPPVRMSSQGGVKDAQSANHNSRPLPSAPEEKKPRNKIISIFGEKGKKKDRDKDRPEISSPSDFEHTIHVGFDAVTGEFTGMPEQWARLLQTSNISKSEQKQNPQAVLDVLKFYDSTSGKQKYLSFSGPDKGSQSPGKQGTATSPSGKDDDDDEDDAPPPIVAPRPEHTKSMYTKTVEPIPAPDGNATSKASDKQNNTPRKMTDDEIMEKLRTIVSIGDPKKKYTRYDKIGQGASGTVYTAIDVATGQEVAIKQINLQKQPKKELIINEILVMKELKNPNIVNFVDSFLVGDELFVVMEYLAGGSLTDVVTETCMDEAQIAAVCREVLQALEFLHANQVIHRDIKSDNVLLGMDGSVKLTDFGFCAQITPEQSKRSTMVGTPYWMAPEVVTRKAYGPKVDIWSLGIMAIEMVEGEPPYLNENPLRALYLIATNGTPELQNPEKLSPVFRSFLNLCLEMDVEKRGSGRQLLQHPFLKMAKPLSSLTPLILAAKEAIRSNR
- the LOC134644382 gene encoding serine/threonine-protein kinase PAK 2-like isoform X1; protein product: MCDSGVCEDKPPAPPVRMSSQGGVKDAQSANHNSRPLPSAPEEKKPRNKIISIFGEKAGKKKDRDKDRPEISSPSDFEHTIHVGFDAVTGEFTGMPEQWARLLQTSNISKSEQKQNPQAVLDVLKFYDSTSGKQKYLSFSGPDKGSQSPGKQGTATSPSGKDDDDDEDDAPPPIVAPRPEHTKSMYTKTVEPIPAPDGNATSKASDKQNNTPRKMTDDEIMEKLRTIVSIGDPKKKYTRYDKIGQGASGTVYTAIDVATGQEVAIKQINLQKQPKKELIINEILVMKELKNPNIVNFVDSFLVGDELFVVMEYLAGGSLTDVVTETCMDEAQIAAVCREVLQALEFLHANQVIHRDIKSDNVLLGMDGSVKLTDFGFCAQITPEQSKRSTMVGTPYWMAPEVVTRKAYGPKVDIWSLGIMAIEMVEGEPPYLNENPLRALYLIATNGTPELQNPEKLSPVFRSFLNLCLEMDVEKRGSGRQLLQHPFLKMAKPLSSLTPLILAAKEAIRSNR